One region of Drosophila teissieri strain GT53w chromosome 2L, Prin_Dtei_1.1, whole genome shotgun sequence genomic DNA includes:
- the LOC122618569 gene encoding F-box only protein 28: MVSTRQMCSGGGTSASEGVSPFGGAGSGSGSGPGMGSGSAVASGTGTGVQEPPESTANRTSVLRRTTSYQGHQGQNQAQGSYRVVSSGSLAESASAVTRHHSYSMQMQRQRSPTASTTSSATGLYDLPNELIEKILSYVDFKKVSNLRLVSHRMNDICMAMLNAAFSRQIKTTLSRFQAIKASMPRRESHRRNHPLACECDIIETCYMRLSLLQMSMGKHIERGHCCFFPGAILDEVQAILNYISITPRLQRPYRVTDELFDLSTMAMEYFKDRIESTLPGLAYFNKDFYTLPTTTKRPTLAISSDLEDSASNSPPQNHMVLRKGIRKIKQGMKMYNNQLSVLRTELRTCKRKAAEQSKQLAEQSNLLAEQQKQTLEYANRLDENDKKNEEMSRKFSTLLQELNKCKTELQFWRSKSPAIPAVCSSCNQKVAPVVPPEDFQVLVNQGVDPEHFIVINDDADAESDVSVGELKEFASPDESTTAKLLAVSTAAKNLKRKMPSESQSNAIASTSKAAEVAQSQSQSVATGNAGAAKTAGGYSPKLFYGNHQRSGVIVSPVSKNLGVAPTADKVAPGSEALEEPEEAKKARRVQKANRYVNTPGKRSK, translated from the exons ATGGTGTCCACCCGCCAAATGTGCAGTGGAGGCGGTACGTCCGCTTCTGAGGGGGTTTCGCCGTTCGGAGGCGCGGGATCGGGATCAGGATCTGGACCGGGAATGGGTTCTGGATCAGCAGTGGCGTCAGGGACGGGAACTGGAGTACAAGAGCCCCCCGAGTCCACTGCAAACCGAACCTCCGTCCTGCGGCGAACCACCAGCTATCAGGGTCACCAGGGACAGAACCAAGCCCAGGGCTCTTATCGTGTCGTCTCGTCGGGTAGCCTGGCCGAGTCTGCCAGCGCGGTGACTCGCCACCACTCGTACTCCATGCAGATGCAACGGCAGCGGTCACCGACGgcctccaccaccagcagcgcAACCGGCCTGTACGATCTTCCCAACGAGCTGATTGAGAAGATCCTCAGCTACGTGGACTTCAAGAAAGTTTCAAATCTCAGATTG GTGTCCCATCGCATGAACGACATTTGCATGGCCATGCTGAACGCTGCATTCTCCAGGCAGATCAAGACCACGTTGAGCCGATTCCAGGCGATCAAGGCTAGCATGCCGCGCCGGGAGTCCCACCGTCGTAATCATCCGCTGGCCTGCGAGTGCGACATCATCGAGACGTGCTACATGCGCCTATCCCTGCTCCAGATGTCCATGGGCAAGCATATCGAGCGGGGCCATTGTTGCTTCTTTCCGGGCGCC atACTAGACGAAGTCCAGGCGATTCTCAATTATATCAGTATTACGCCCAGGCTGCAGCGACCTTATCGAGTTACCGACGAGCTCTTCGATCTCTCCACTATGGCCATGGAATACTTTAAGGACCGCATCGAGTCCACGCTCCCTGGGCTGGCGTATTTCAACAAGGACTTTTATACGCTGCCCACTACAACAAAGCGAC CCACGCTTGCCATCAGTTCAGATCTCGAAGACAGCGCCAGCAACTCGCCGCCTCAAAACCACATGGTGCTCCGCAAGGGCATCCGCAAGATCAAGCAGGGCATGAAGATGTACAATAACCAGCTATCTGTGCTGCGCACCGAACTTCGCACCTGTAAGCGCAAGGCCGCCGAGCAGAGCAAGCAGCTGGCTGAGCAATCAAATCTCCTagcggagcagcagaagcagacgCTGGAGTATGCCAATCGTCTGGACGAAAACGACAAGAAGAACGAGGAGATGTCTCGCAAGTTCTCTACCCTATTGCAG GAGCTCAACAAGTGCAAGACGGAGCTGCAGTTCTGGCGTTCGAAGAGTCCGGCCATCCCTGCCGTATGCAGTTCGTGCAATCAGAAGGTGGCGCCTGTGGTGCCGCCTGAGGATTTTCAAGTGCTGGTCAACCAGGGTGTGGATCCCGAGCACTTTATCGTCATCAACGACGATGCGGATGCCGAGAGCGATGTTAGTGTCGGCGAGCTGAAGGAGTTTGCCTCGCCGGATGAGTCCACCACAGCCAAGCTGCTGGCAGTGAGTACCGCAGCCAAGAATCTGAAACGCAAGATGCCATCAGAGAGCCAGTCCAATGCCATAGCGTCCACCTCGAAGGCAGCAGAGGTTGCCCAGTCCCAATCACAGTCGGTGGCCACCGGCAATGCAGGAGCTGCGAAAACTGCGGGCGGCTACTCCCCAAAACTGTTTTATGGCAATCATCAGCGCAGCGGCGTGATTGTCAGTCCGGTGTCCAAGAATCTGGGGGTGGCTCCAACAGCGGACAAAGTGGCGCCCGGATCGGAGGCTCTTGAGGAGCCGGAGGAGGCGAAGAAAGCACGTAGAGTACAAAAGGCCAACAGATATGTAAATACGCCCGGCAAACGCAGTAAATAA